From the Streptomyces syringium genome, one window contains:
- a CDS encoding PEP/pyruvate-binding domain-containing protein has product MTAQLLTGAAEPVTDRTVVGENLSLPLFRTLSGVLAGHPYLKVVVDRAENTWHLLDTAAHPFHVNYIATRILGMDLTTLDAELDAFNASVYMDPGRRFLLGVLSLHTEQVTDGRERTFLVLETTEADTMHGELLSFFYEFVRARVDGRLPLLLKPANHGQEEELAAISELCVPRILSHELFGSRARAPLNPGEATGRLRFFRTREEYAAAEAGLGWADIVAMPCLPDDVPRVAGFLNTAPITPLSHTNVLASGWGIPNAIVRDLEQLVDKDGLDGAWVRYRVREDEISLERLDHEPDLRAPAWHQQRIRLEPPLLEDVPVLALHRLRSADRDRYGTKAANLGELHHVLDSRTADLTAFYGRPRPPREDLYGHLAARLGLNAPSLAELRAAAAAFVATTVGAPEGVALPFALQQHFLASSPALQQGIGKLKMALELDATDVLDSLCLQLQHLIRHTPVPESVTRQIRQAFAAPADPRGRLVVRSSSNAEDLPGFSAAGVYDSVTTAHGADGLLDAVRQVWASLLSPRSVRLRHQVGISLDDTYMGVIVQEYVPASLGGVLVTCDPTRREDFRNVYLNCSPGSPEQVVEGSVLPQQYLYNTVEGGGRTVALGSSGDGLSAATRARLADLCLTGRLLQSHFSGSDVDRPLDIEWLMTDRGDFRLVQVRPYAL; this is encoded by the coding sequence ATGACCGCCCAGCTGCTCACCGGTGCCGCCGAACCGGTCACGGACCGCACGGTCGTCGGCGAGAACCTCTCCCTGCCGCTCTTCCGCACCCTCTCCGGGGTCCTGGCGGGACACCCGTACCTCAAGGTCGTCGTCGACCGTGCCGAGAACACCTGGCACCTGCTCGACACCGCCGCGCACCCCTTCCACGTCAACTACATCGCCACCCGCATTCTGGGCATGGACCTGACCACGCTCGACGCGGAGCTCGACGCCTTCAACGCCTCCGTCTACATGGACCCCGGGCGTCGCTTCCTGCTCGGTGTGCTGTCCCTGCACACCGAACAGGTCACGGACGGCCGCGAACGCACGTTCCTCGTCCTGGAGACGACCGAGGCCGACACCATGCACGGCGAACTCCTCTCGTTCTTCTACGAGTTCGTACGGGCACGGGTCGACGGCAGGCTGCCCCTGCTCCTCAAGCCCGCCAACCACGGGCAGGAGGAGGAGCTGGCGGCGATCAGTGAACTGTGCGTGCCGCGCATCCTCAGCCACGAGCTCTTCGGTTCCCGGGCCCGCGCCCCGCTCAATCCCGGCGAGGCCACCGGGCGGCTGCGGTTCTTCCGTACGCGCGAGGAGTACGCGGCGGCGGAGGCCGGGCTCGGCTGGGCGGACATCGTGGCCATGCCCTGCCTGCCGGACGACGTCCCCCGGGTCGCCGGATTCCTCAACACCGCGCCGATCACCCCGCTATCGCACACCAACGTCCTCGCCTCCGGCTGGGGCATTCCCAACGCGATCGTGCGCGACCTGGAACAGCTCGTCGACAAGGACGGCCTGGACGGCGCGTGGGTCCGCTATCGGGTCCGCGAGGACGAGATATCCCTCGAGCGGCTCGACCACGAACCCGACCTGCGGGCTCCGGCCTGGCACCAGCAGCGCATACGCCTCGAACCGCCGCTGCTCGAAGACGTTCCCGTACTGGCCCTGCACCGGCTGCGCAGCGCCGACCGCGACCGCTACGGCACCAAGGCGGCCAACCTCGGCGAGCTGCACCACGTACTCGACAGCCGCACGGCCGACCTGACCGCCTTCTACGGGCGGCCCCGCCCGCCGCGCGAGGACCTCTACGGGCATCTCGCGGCCCGCCTCGGCCTGAACGCGCCCTCCCTTGCCGAATTACGCGCCGCTGCCGCCGCCTTCGTGGCCACGACGGTCGGCGCCCCCGAAGGCGTCGCGCTGCCCTTCGCGCTCCAGCAGCACTTCCTGGCCTCCTCCCCCGCCCTCCAGCAGGGCATCGGCAAGCTCAAGATGGCACTCGAACTCGACGCCACCGACGTCCTGGACTCGCTCTGCCTGCAGCTCCAGCACCTGATCCGGCACACCCCCGTCCCCGAGTCGGTCACCCGGCAGATCCGCCAGGCCTTTGCCGCCCCCGCCGACCCGCGCGGCCGCCTGGTGGTGCGCTCCTCGTCCAATGCCGAGGACCTTCCGGGGTTCTCCGCGGCGGGCGTCTACGACTCCGTCACCACCGCCCACGGAGCCGACGGACTCCTGGACGCCGTACGCCAAGTGTGGGCCTCGCTGCTCTCGCCCCGCAGCGTGCGCCTTCGCCACCAGGTCGGCATCTCCCTGGACGACACCTACATGGGCGTCATCGTCCAGGAGTACGTCCCCGCCTCGCTCGGCGGCGTTCTGGTGACCTGCGACCCGACCCGTCGCGAGGACTTCCGCAACGTCTACCTCAACTGTTCCCCCGGCTCCCCGGAGCAGGTGGTCGAGGGTTCGGTCCTGCCGCAGCAGTACCTGTACAACACCGTGGAGGGCGGCGGCCGTACCGTCGCCCTGGGTTCCTCGGGCGACGGGCTCTCCGCCGCCACCCGCGCCCGGCTTGCCGACCTGTGCCTGACCGGGCGGCTCCTGCAGTCCCACTTCAGCGGGTCCGACGTGGACCGGCCGTTGGACATCGAGTGGCTGATGACCGACCGGGGCGACTTCCGGCTGGTCCAGGTCCGCCCGTACGCGCTGTGA
- a CDS encoding MFS transporter → MRARSSRRGAGTGPTVTARRIIRLNYGFQLLFNLLWWMPVFYAYQKAAGLSDGQIFGIQSIYYVAFCLFEIPTGLIADRIGTRNCLLAGAVVMTAANLAPVVSASYAGFLVHFLAIAAGRSLTSGAASAYLYDGLRAEKCDEHYLRAEGTARALGLVAKVVCWPLVGPLMAVAHPAPYVLSAASAAGSLACAVALPRLAGAGDGTGKTDGGHGGGAFLRDAGAALRCVASSRWLTLVMVQGVAIFTLSRICQVNLFQPILLDHGIAEASHGSVMAAMTVAEAVASARPQWLSRRLPPVAWVSVLSLALAGSLAAMTFGGPWAVVALLCLFAAATGFAYPVQRKLMNDAVPAHAPRATLLSVESIVDRAVCALAAIAAGAYLAAGRLDALLWHSALATAVLLGAFQLLVRSGVVKRESAGQGVRPAGPGETRAGAADRPGTARNRARKPL, encoded by the coding sequence GTGAGGGCGCGCTCCAGCCGGCGGGGGGCGGGCACCGGCCCGACCGTCACCGCCCGCCGGATCATCCGGCTCAACTACGGCTTCCAGCTGCTGTTCAACCTGCTGTGGTGGATGCCGGTGTTCTACGCCTACCAGAAGGCGGCCGGGCTCTCGGACGGGCAGATCTTCGGCATCCAGAGCATCTACTACGTGGCCTTCTGCCTGTTCGAGATCCCGACGGGCCTGATCGCCGACCGGATCGGCACCCGCAACTGCCTGCTCGCCGGCGCGGTAGTCATGACCGCGGCGAACCTGGCTCCGGTGGTCAGCGCCTCCTACGCCGGCTTCCTCGTCCACTTCCTGGCCATCGCCGCTGGCCGTTCCCTCACCTCGGGAGCGGCCAGCGCCTACCTGTACGACGGTCTGCGCGCCGAGAAGTGCGACGAGCACTACCTGAGGGCGGAGGGCACCGCTCGGGCGCTGGGGCTCGTGGCGAAGGTCGTGTGCTGGCCGCTGGTCGGACCCCTGATGGCCGTGGCACATCCGGCCCCGTACGTGCTCAGCGCCGCCAGCGCGGCGGGCTCCCTCGCCTGCGCCGTCGCGCTGCCCCGCCTTGCGGGGGCGGGCGACGGTACGGGGAAGACGGACGGAGGGCACGGGGGCGGCGCGTTCCTGCGGGACGCGGGCGCCGCGCTGCGCTGTGTCGCCTCCTCACGATGGCTGACCCTGGTGATGGTGCAGGGCGTGGCGATCTTCACGCTCTCCCGGATCTGCCAGGTCAACCTCTTCCAGCCGATCCTGCTGGACCACGGCATCGCGGAAGCCTCGCACGGCAGCGTGATGGCGGCGATGACGGTGGCGGAGGCGGTGGCATCGGCCCGTCCGCAGTGGCTGAGCCGCCGCCTGCCACCGGTCGCCTGGGTCTCGGTCCTCAGCCTCGCGCTGGCGGGCAGCCTGGCAGCCATGACATTCGGCGGGCCGTGGGCCGTCGTCGCGCTGCTCTGCCTGTTCGCCGCCGCGACCGGCTTCGCTTACCCCGTCCAACGCAAGCTGATGAACGACGCGGTGCCCGCGCACGCCCCGCGCGCCACGCTGCTCTCGGTCGAGAGCATCGTGGACCGCGCGGTGTGCGCACTGGCCGCGATCGCCGCGGGCGCCTATCTCGCCGCCGGACGCCTGGACGCCTTGCTGTGGCACAGCGCGCTCGCCACGGCGGTGCTGCTCGGGGCCTTCCAACTGCTGGTGCGCAGCGGGGTGGTCAAGCGGGAGAGCGCCGGCCAAGGAGTTCGACCAGCCGGACCGGGAGAAACGCGGGCCGGTGCGGCCGACCGACCTGGTACGGCACGAAACCGAGCGAGGAAGCCGCTCTGA
- a CDS encoding SDR family NAD(P)-dependent oxidoreductase, with amino-acid sequence MSSVLPAPRTVLVTGATSGIGWETARLLAGQGCTVIAHAPDVASGQNAIDRLVASGVDASRLCLAVADFSRLDEVRSMAARVADGHPVLDVLVNNAAVVAPERHTMTADGNEISLQVNFLAAYLLTHELSDPLSARPGSRVVNVSSAMHRTASIAWNDPHRAKRYSRLAAYAQSQLALTVSAREKAPWTSVSVHPGICDTALLPLYAHEGDSAVDGAERVVRLCDPATEVVPGAYYDRTALSPAAPVAMEDRTVRRLCKLADRLVAKAT; translated from the coding sequence ATGTCTTCTGTCTTGCCCGCCCCCAGGACCGTGCTGGTCACCGGCGCCACCTCAGGAATCGGCTGGGAGACCGCCCGATTGCTCGCCGGGCAGGGCTGCACCGTCATCGCGCACGCGCCGGACGTGGCATCCGGTCAGAACGCCATTGACCGACTGGTGGCCTCCGGCGTCGACGCCTCGCGCCTGTGCCTTGCCGTCGCGGACTTCTCCCGCCTCGACGAGGTGCGGAGCATGGCCGCCCGGGTCGCCGACGGGCACCCCGTCCTGGACGTCCTGGTCAACAACGCGGCTGTCGTCGCTCCCGAGCGCCACACCATGACCGCCGACGGCAATGAAATCTCTCTCCAGGTCAACTTCCTGGCTGCCTACCTCCTCACCCACGAGCTGTCCGACCCACTGTCCGCCCGCCCCGGCAGCCGCGTCGTCAACGTCTCCTCCGCCATGCACCGCACGGCTTCCATCGCCTGGAACGACCCCCACCGCGCCAAGCGCTACTCCCGGCTCGCCGCCTACGCCCAGTCCCAGCTCGCCCTGACGGTCTCCGCCCGGGAAAAGGCTCCCTGGACCTCCGTCAGCGTGCACCCCGGTATCTGCGACACCGCTCTGCTCCCGCTCTACGCGCACGAGGGCGACTCCGCCGTCGATGGCGCCGAGCGCGTGGTGCGCCTGTGCGACCCGGCCACCGAGGTCGTCCCCGGCGCCTACTACGACCGCACCGCGCTCTCCCCGGCAGCCCCAGTAGCCATGGAGGACCGCACGGTCCGCCGCCTGTGCAAGCTCGCCGACCGGCTGGTCGCCAAGGCCACCTGA
- a CDS encoding MarR family winged helix-turn-helix transcriptional regulator, whose amino-acid sequence MTTQQASDAELAGQPAAYWTGIAYEALIAYTRARQVEKGYTQPQFWLLRNLSENDISPDGEGMTIPELREAMASYIRPEDDLAAEAEVLLERGWLTRDAEDRLWLTEEGEQARLNLARNAPAIRAALHEGIDDADYVTTLKVLQQMIRNAGGTAA is encoded by the coding sequence ATGACGACCCAACAGGCCTCCGACGCCGAACTCGCCGGACAGCCCGCCGCATACTGGACGGGTATCGCCTACGAGGCGCTGATCGCGTATACCCGGGCCCGGCAGGTCGAAAAGGGCTACACCCAGCCCCAGTTCTGGCTGCTGCGCAACCTGTCGGAGAACGACATCTCACCCGACGGCGAGGGAATGACCATCCCCGAGCTCAGGGAGGCCATGGCCTCCTACATCCGTCCCGAGGACGATCTGGCGGCGGAGGCCGAGGTGCTCCTTGAGCGCGGCTGGCTGACCCGCGACGCCGAAGACCGGCTGTGGCTCACCGAGGAGGGCGAACAGGCCCGCCTCAACCTCGCACGCAATGCCCCCGCGATCCGCGCCGCCCTCCACGAGGGCATCGACGACGCGGACTACGTGACCACACTCAAGGTGCTCCAGCAAATGATTCGCAACGCGGGCGGGACGGCGGCCTGA
- a CDS encoding type III effector protein gives MTAADQPPKTRTNAHSPASFLAAAAALNAIDDALRDAQRDSPDMPDGPGPGPEQALASLVLLRQVREQLAGWETGLIETARDAGASWADLAHPLGVASRQAAERRYLRGRPGAAGTTGEQRVTATRRARAAERTTAAWARANAADLRRIAGQITALTDLPAVARRPLDKLHAALAHDDPADLIAPLAAARPYLAAAHPDLAARLDTLTPP, from the coding sequence GTGACCGCAGCCGACCAGCCGCCCAAGACCCGTACGAACGCCCACAGCCCGGCGTCGTTCCTGGCCGCCGCAGCGGCCCTGAACGCCATAGACGACGCCCTGCGCGACGCCCAGCGGGACTCTCCGGACATGCCCGACGGTCCCGGTCCCGGGCCGGAGCAGGCACTGGCCTCCCTGGTGCTGCTGCGGCAGGTGCGCGAGCAGCTCGCCGGATGGGAGACCGGCCTGATCGAAACCGCCCGCGACGCGGGCGCCAGCTGGGCCGATCTCGCCCATCCCCTCGGCGTCGCCAGCCGTCAGGCAGCCGAGCGCCGCTATCTACGCGGCCGCCCCGGCGCTGCCGGGACCACCGGCGAGCAGCGCGTGACGGCCACCCGCCGGGCCCGGGCCGCCGAACGGACCACCGCCGCCTGGGCCCGCGCCAACGCCGCCGACCTGCGGCGCATCGCGGGCCAGATCACCGCCCTCACCGACCTGCCCGCCGTTGCCCGCCGCCCGCTCGACAAGCTTCACGCGGCCCTTGCCCACGACGACCCCGCCGACCTCATCGCCCCCCTGGCCGCCGCCCGCCCCTACCTGGCCGCCGCCCACCCCGACCTCGCCGCCCGGCTCGACACCCTCACACCCCCCTGA
- a CDS encoding Hsp20/alpha crystallin family protein: MLMRTAPFRELDRLTQQLMGAGTWSRPSAMPMDAYREGAEYVMAFDLPGVTEDAIDIDVERNMLTVKAERRPVTKADDVQTELSERPLGVFSRQLVLADSLDTEHIKADYDSGVLTLRVPIAERAKPRKISVGVGSGRREVSG; this comes from the coding sequence ATGTTGATGCGCACTGCCCCCTTCCGTGAGCTGGACCGGCTGACGCAGCAGCTGATGGGCGCGGGCACCTGGTCGAGGCCGTCGGCCATGCCGATGGACGCCTACCGCGAGGGTGCCGAGTACGTGATGGCCTTCGACCTTCCCGGTGTCACCGAGGACGCGATCGACATCGACGTCGAGCGGAACATGCTCACCGTCAAGGCCGAGCGCCGGCCGGTGACGAAGGCCGACGACGTGCAGACGGAGCTGTCCGAGCGGCCGCTGGGCGTCTTCTCCCGCCAGCTCGTGCTCGCAGACAGCCTCGACACCGAGCACATCAAGGCCGACTACGACTCGGGCGTGCTCACCCTGCGCGTCCCGATCGCCGAGCGCGCCAAGCCCCGCAAGATTTCCGTCGGCGTCGGCTCCGGCCGCAGGGAGGTCTCCGGCTGA
- a CDS encoding DUF2267 domain-containing protein: MISQARVPLEHQQPYGTAYEQMLEKVRYEGAYPTRERADEAVRLVLAGLGRQLTGDERVDLAACLPLEAARVLTAQIPDTRPLTGWAFVKDLAARTGASLATTRWDTGSVFSAVAAHAGPDLVTRILGQLPTGYALLFGRAELTSAA, from the coding sequence GTGATCTCCCAGGCCCGCGTACCGCTTGAGCACCAGCAGCCGTACGGGACGGCGTACGAACAGATGCTGGAGAAGGTCCGCTACGAGGGCGCCTACCCCACCCGCGAGCGAGCCGACGAAGCCGTCCGCCTGGTCCTCGCGGGGCTCGGACGCCAGCTGACCGGCGACGAACGCGTCGATCTCGCCGCCTGTCTGCCCTTGGAGGCCGCACGCGTACTGACCGCGCAGATCCCCGACACCCGGCCCCTGACCGGCTGGGCCTTCGTCAAGGACCTCGCCGCCCGCACCGGCGCCTCTCTGGCCACCACCCGCTGGGACACCGGATCCGTCTTCTCCGCCGTCGCCGCCCACGCCGGCCCCGACCTCGTCACCCGCATCCTGGGCCAGCTCCCCACCGGCTACGCCCTGCTGTTCGGCCGCGCCGAACTCACCTCCGCCGCGTAG
- a CDS encoding Clp protease N-terminal domain-containing protein, producing MRILKAAGIVATGGQPAKDALSSIGIDVEAIQRQADDNFGPGAFQYPRPAYTPDAKKALEQTLSEARALGQEKFGTEHILLGMLAAGEGRGLDVLAALGADPDGLREAVLTRVARDAS from the coding sequence GTGCGCATCCTGAAGGCCGCCGGAATCGTCGCCACCGGCGGACAACCCGCGAAGGACGCGCTGTCGTCCATCGGCATCGACGTCGAGGCGATCCAGCGCCAGGCCGATGACAACTTCGGCCCCGGCGCCTTCCAGTACCCGAGGCCCGCCTACACCCCGGATGCCAAGAAGGCACTCGAACAAACCCTGAGCGAGGCGCGTGCACTGGGCCAGGAGAAGTTCGGCACCGAGCACATCCTGCTCGGCATGCTGGCCGCGGGAGAAGGCCGAGGCCTCGATGTGCTGGCGGCCCTGGGCGCGGACCCCGACGGCCTGCGCGAGGCGGTGCTGACGCGGGTGGCCAGGGACGCCTCGTAG
- a CDS encoding phosphatase PAP2 family protein, translating to MRLLDDFRRLDRRLTHRVASWDSAGARQALPAVGSAAEGTKLWWGTALVMTVVGGRSERKAAAAGVVSMLSSQLIANAVCKQLYARRRPPGELIPHDGVEDRPDSSSFPSGHTAAAVGFTAAVAASHPWWGAAAAVPTTLVAFERVHSGAHYPSDVAVGAVIGLTTAFLVHRAPRLLLRAAL from the coding sequence ATGCGCCTTCTCGACGACTTCCGCCGCCTCGACCGCCGACTGACCCACCGGGTGGCCTCCTGGGACTCCGCAGGGGCGCGCCAAGCGCTGCCGGCAGTCGGGTCGGCGGCCGAGGGAACGAAACTGTGGTGGGGAACTGCCCTGGTCATGACGGTCGTCGGCGGACGTTCGGAGCGCAAGGCAGCGGCGGCGGGGGTGGTCAGCATGCTCTCCTCGCAGTTGATCGCGAATGCGGTGTGCAAGCAGCTGTACGCGAGACGCAGGCCGCCCGGGGAGCTGATTCCCCACGACGGCGTCGAGGACCGCCCGGATTCCTCGTCCTTCCCTTCCGGGCACACCGCTGCCGCCGTGGGCTTCACCGCCGCCGTGGCCGCGTCCCACCCGTGGTGGGGAGCGGCTGCCGCCGTCCCCACGACGCTGGTGGCATTCGAGCGTGTCCACAGCGGCGCGCACTACCCCAGCGACGTCGCCGTCGGCGCCGTCATAGGACTGACCACTGCCTTTTTGGTCCACCGTGCGCCACGGCTGCTGCTCCGCGCCGCCCTCTGA
- a CDS encoding adenosylcobinamide amidohydrolase yields the protein MTAVVPPPRTVAGLLVPRLLTRTEDGERLHALLWSPGPGWRMISSAVLGGGIGERTWVLNAQVSHGYRRTDPDRHLAVLAGEAGAHGPGVGLMTAADISQHARAHDGGVSAVVTAGIEVRGWAASAAEGTIVPAKPGTINIVAALPVALSDAALVNAVATATEAKVQALLDAGYDCSGTPTDAVCVATPAPRAGEEVHAFAGPRSVWGARLARAVHKAVHNATSAADRG from the coding sequence GTGACCGCCGTAGTCCCGCCTCCCCGCACCGTTGCCGGGCTGCTGGTCCCTCGGCTGCTGACCCGCACTGAGGACGGTGAGCGGCTGCACGCCCTGTTGTGGTCACCGGGCCCCGGCTGGCGGATGATCAGCAGCGCCGTTCTCGGCGGAGGCATCGGCGAACGGACCTGGGTCCTCAACGCTCAGGTCTCCCACGGCTACCGGCGCACCGACCCGGACCGGCACCTCGCCGTCCTGGCCGGCGAGGCCGGCGCCCACGGCCCGGGAGTGGGGCTGATGACGGCCGCCGACATCTCACAACACGCCCGCGCGCACGACGGCGGCGTCAGCGCCGTGGTCACCGCGGGCATCGAGGTACGCGGGTGGGCCGCCTCGGCGGCCGAGGGCACGATCGTTCCGGCGAAGCCCGGAACGATCAACATCGTTGCCGCCCTCCCCGTGGCGCTGTCCGACGCCGCCCTGGTCAACGCGGTCGCCACCGCCACCGAAGCGAAGGTCCAGGCACTGCTCGATGCCGGCTACGACTGCTCCGGCACACCCACCGACGCCGTGTGCGTCGCCACGCCTGCTCCGCGCGCCGGAGAAGAGGTCCACGCCTTCGCCGGACCCCGATCGGTGTGGGGTGCCCGCCTGGCCCGCGCGGTCCACAAAGCCGTCCACAACGCCACGTCGGCGGCTGACCGCGGCTGA
- a CDS encoding SpoIIE family protein phosphatase has product MGAYEPLGEAERDRRAGPSPPGGLLDLLSVAAVVLDTRGRIVFWSPQADEVFGYTAEEALGRYAAHLLVHEEHRDLVVKLFAEVMGSGASWAGAFPIRYKDGSTRRVEFRNMRLLDDQGDVYALGIAADHATLQSVETDLALSEQLVSQSPIGVALLDTDLRYLLVNPALERINGIPAADHIGRRPHEILPFLDAETIELALRQVLVTGTPLIDQYAVGRTPADPDHDHAWSVSDYRLETPSGRVIGVATSVVDVTERHRATTEAEQARRRLALLADASARVGTTLEVEQTAHELAQVAVPDLADVAAVDVLDAVLAFRRTSGTHEGPELFRTLAVAAACPTPATAAMKAGDLAAYSSDRLITRCVHTAQPIVIAHTEEKDLQRIARDADGAAAFTEAGVHSYLAVPLIARNEVLGTLDLLRARNPLPFDEDDVLLAGELAARAAVAIDNARWHQSVRNTAETLQRSLLPGHPPHLTGLDVASLYQPAQASHEVGGDWYDVIPLDGDKTALVVGDVMGNGIDAAATMGRLRTATCAFADLDLTPDAVLQHLDRITRGLEHYIATCVYAVYDPGDHRCRIANAGHLPPVLAPAGHHPRLLNLPTGAPLGVGGIPFHTTAFDLHPGDRLILYTDGLVETRHHPIDERLGTLLHTLDEPRRPLEETCRWLLHSLRHPEDHDDVAILIAQATPAH; this is encoded by the coding sequence ATGGGTGCATACGAGCCGCTCGGCGAGGCGGAGCGGGATCGCCGGGCGGGGCCGTCGCCGCCGGGAGGGCTGCTCGACCTGCTCAGTGTGGCTGCTGTCGTCCTGGACACCCGCGGTCGGATCGTGTTCTGGAGCCCGCAGGCGGACGAGGTGTTCGGCTATACCGCCGAGGAGGCCCTCGGACGGTACGCGGCGCACCTGCTGGTCCACGAGGAGCACCGCGACCTGGTGGTGAAGCTGTTCGCCGAGGTGATGGGCTCCGGGGCGAGCTGGGCCGGAGCGTTCCCGATCCGGTACAAGGACGGCAGCACCCGCCGGGTGGAGTTCCGCAACATGCGGCTCCTCGACGACCAGGGGGACGTCTACGCTCTGGGCATCGCTGCCGACCACGCCACCTTGCAGAGCGTCGAGACGGATCTGGCCCTGTCGGAGCAGCTCGTGTCGCAGTCCCCCATCGGGGTGGCACTCCTGGACACCGATCTGCGCTATCTCCTGGTCAACCCGGCCCTGGAGCGCATCAACGGCATTCCCGCCGCCGATCACATCGGGCGCCGGCCTCACGAGATCCTGCCGTTCCTCGACGCGGAGACCATCGAGCTCGCGCTGCGGCAGGTGCTGGTCACCGGCACGCCGCTGATCGACCAGTACGCCGTCGGCCGTACCCCGGCAGACCCCGACCATGATCATGCGTGGTCGGTGTCGGACTACCGGCTGGAAACCCCCAGCGGGCGGGTCATCGGCGTGGCCACCTCGGTCGTCGACGTCACCGAACGCCACCGGGCAACCACCGAAGCAGAACAGGCCCGGCGCCGCCTGGCTCTGCTCGCCGACGCCTCCGCCCGCGTCGGCACCACCCTGGAGGTGGAGCAGACCGCCCACGAACTGGCCCAGGTAGCCGTCCCCGACCTGGCCGATGTCGCAGCGGTCGACGTCCTGGACGCGGTGCTGGCCTTCCGCCGCACCAGCGGCACCCACGAGGGGCCGGAACTGTTCCGCACGCTCGCGGTGGCCGCCGCCTGTCCCACGCCGGCCACCGCCGCGATGAAGGCCGGTGACCTTGCCGCCTACAGCTCGGACCGTCTGATCACCCGGTGTGTCCACACCGCACAGCCCATCGTCATCGCCCACACGGAAGAGAAGGATCTGCAGCGCATCGCGCGTGATGCCGACGGCGCGGCCGCCTTCACCGAGGCCGGTGTGCACTCCTACCTCGCGGTGCCCTTGATCGCCCGCAACGAAGTCCTCGGCACGCTCGACCTGCTGCGCGCCCGCAACCCGCTCCCGTTCGACGAAGACGACGTCCTCCTCGCCGGCGAACTGGCCGCCCGCGCCGCCGTCGCCATCGACAACGCCCGCTGGCACCAGAGCGTCCGCAACACCGCCGAGACCCTCCAGCGCAGCCTCCTGCCCGGCCACCCACCCCACCTCACGGGCCTCGACGTGGCCTCCCTCTATCAGCCCGCCCAGGCATCCCACGAAGTCGGAGGCGACTGGTACGACGTCATCCCCCTCGACGGGGACAAGACCGCCCTGGTGGTCGGCGACGTCATGGGCAACGGCATCGACGCCGCCGCCACCATGGGGCGACTACGCACCGCCACCTGCGCCTTCGCCGACCTCGACCTGACCCCCGACGCGGTTCTCCAGCACCTGGACAGAATCACCCGCGGCCTCGAGCACTACATCGCCACCTGCGTCTACGCCGTCTACGACCCCGGCGATCACCGCTGCCGCATCGCCAACGCCGGCCACCTCCCGCCCGTCCTCGCCCCGGCCGGCCACCACCCCCGTCTGCTGAATCTGCCCACCGGCGCACCCCTGGGCGTCGGGGGTATCCCCTTCCACACCACCGCCTTCGATCTCCACCCCGGCGACCGGCTCATCCTCTACACCGACGGCCTCGTCGAAACCCGCCACCACCCCATCGACGAGCGCCTGGGCACCCTGCTGCACACCCTCGACGAACCGCGCCGGCCCCTGGAAGAGACGTGCCGGTGGCTCCTGCACTCCCTGCGGCACCCCGAGGACCACGACGACGTCGCGATCCTCATCGCACAAGCCACGCCCGCACACTGA
- a CDS encoding gas vesicle protein K encodes MVPAHPEELPPPLDTSRRTAAERLHTDPDTVERDLVRLVLTIVELLRQLMERQALHRVDAGDLTEEQEERLGLTLMILHDRMQELCERYGLTMEDLNLDLGPLGTLL; translated from the coding sequence ATGGTCCCGGCCCACCCCGAAGAACTCCCGCCTCCGCTGGACACGTCCCGCCGCACCGCCGCCGAACGCCTGCACACCGACCCCGACACCGTCGAGCGAGACCTCGTGCGTCTGGTGCTGACCATCGTCGAGCTCCTGCGTCAGCTCATGGAGCGGCAGGCGCTCCACCGCGTCGACGCAGGCGACCTCACGGAGGAGCAGGAGGAGCGGCTCGGCCTCACCCTGATGATCCTCCACGATCGCATGCAGGAGCTGTGCGAGCGGTACGGGCTGACGATGGAGGACCTGAACCTCGATCTCGGCCCTCTCGGCACACTCCTGTGA
- a CDS encoding gas vesicle protein — MTPYADDDRPLAERQVALIDLLDRLLSGGVVLTGDLVLSIADIDLVRVSLRAVVVAIREEAERSWELGSLEPLAPGTEDVEGGEDRVRP, encoded by the coding sequence ATGACCCCGTACGCGGACGACGACCGTCCCCTGGCGGAGCGGCAGGTGGCCTTGATCGACCTCCTCGACCGTCTGCTGAGCGGCGGAGTCGTCCTCACCGGCGATCTCGTCCTGTCGATCGCCGATATCGACCTGGTGCGCGTATCGCTGCGGGCCGTGGTGGTGGCCATCCGTGAAGAGGCGGAGAGGTCATGGGAGCTGGGCTCACTGGAGCCACTGGCACCGGGCACCGAGGACGTGGAAGGCGGTGAGGACCGTGTCCGGCCGTGA